The proteins below come from a single Actinomycetota bacterium genomic window:
- a CDS encoding CPBP family intramembrane metalloprotease, whose protein sequence is MDVPRCAAHPEEPAAASCPECGGHYCSRCLRPMGGRLLCPSCAERAVYGGGTQVSGVEAHRAPERGPVAAKIVATCAFHPGVRAVTRCSRCGAFICSACQRVGGDRRYCDHCYQEMVNEPRRRAAAGGNGDALTSPSRAAWRLWPGLAFLPLPFLLSWLMTYMMRQGEEVSVGAAQLLVSLLLYSSTLIYTLLVVSRHGNARELLGMHGDNLAGALGLGVICGSLAFWIGTAGSFISVGLLERVSWVEEWLRSFFDVNVKNVTGADLLVAGLVIIIAAPVFEEIFFRGFLYPAMRRRMGVWSASLLNGFLFAAVHFSLFGLLGRTLVGTLFCLLYEYTGNLWSPVAAHGINNFVAFFLPLAAIWS, encoded by the coding sequence GTGGACGTGCCGCGCTGCGCCGCGCATCCCGAGGAGCCGGCCGCGGCGTCCTGCCCGGAATGCGGCGGCCATTATTGCTCGCGCTGCCTGCGTCCCATGGGAGGCCGCCTCCTCTGCCCTTCATGCGCGGAGAGGGCCGTTTACGGGGGCGGCACCCAGGTTTCCGGAGTGGAGGCGCACCGGGCGCCGGAGCGCGGGCCGGTGGCGGCCAAGATTGTGGCCACCTGCGCCTTCCATCCCGGCGTCAGGGCGGTCACCCGCTGCAGCCGCTGCGGGGCCTTCATCTGCTCCGCCTGCCAGAGGGTAGGCGGCGATAGGCGTTATTGCGACCATTGTTACCAGGAAATGGTAAATGAGCCCCGGCGCAGGGCGGCGGCGGGCGGGAATGGCGACGCCCTTACCTCCCCCTCCCGAGCCGCCTGGAGGCTGTGGCCGGGGCTGGCCTTCCTGCCCCTCCCCTTCCTCCTGAGCTGGCTGATGACCTACATGATGCGCCAGGGCGAAGAGGTCTCCGTGGGGGCCGCCCAGCTGCTTGTAAGCCTTCTGCTCTACTCCTCCACCCTGATCTATACCTTGCTGGTGGTCTCGAGGCACGGGAACGCCCGGGAGCTGCTGGGAATGCACGGGGATAACCTGGCGGGGGCGCTGGGCCTGGGGGTAATCTGCGGGTCGCTGGCCTTCTGGATAGGGACCGCCGGAAGCTTCATATCCGTGGGCCTCCTTGAGCGGGTGAGCTGGGTGGAGGAATGGCTGCGCAGCTTCTTCGACGTCAACGTGAAGAACGTCACCGGCGCGGACCTGCTGGTGGCCGGGCTGGTGATCATCATCGCCGCTCCCGTCTTCGAGGAGATCTTCTTCCGGGGCTTCCTCTACCCCGCCATGCGGCGGAGGATGGGAGTATGGTCGGCCTCCCTGCTAAACGGATTCCTCTTCGCCGCGGTGCACTTCAGCCTCTTCGGGCTCCTGGGGAGGACCCTGGTGGGCACCCTCTTCTGTCTCCTCTACGAGTACACCGGGAACCTGTGGTCCCCGGTGGCCGCCCACGGCATCAACAACTTCGTGGCCTTCTTCCTGCCCCTGGCGGCCATATGGAGCTGA
- a CDS encoding efflux RND transporter periplasmic adaptor subunit, protein MRKSFGAAMRRPIIVLAAALLAALALAGCFGGAPEGVKVTEVRRGDVSRVVTAVGRLEADNPVDVYPPASGTIAALYVREGDRVEAGDLLASLDQEELKAQAAKARASYLTGAAVGDVLAGQYSGMQALYQGAEYAFQVFGQTQEQLDAMVLNLFDLVPLVVPLLPPDQQEFVKSLVAEQRAAYLEAMASRPAPPSLALPAYPSDALAAGEAVKEASSYEYQKALYAANHPHLVAPVSGYVVFSAPPSVPGLDFLSEMLGGFGSLLTGLGDLTSLLGGDLGALLGGQAGAELKVGSKVSADSPVFQIVDLQSMRVRAEVEETDIPKVQVGQKVKVYLDAYPDLAFTGEVVQVGIRAERGSGGTTVFPVIVRLDRTEVPLRLGYNATVDIEVLSRKGIISLPVTALFSEEGKDYVYVVEDGRAGRREVTAGERSEEWVEILAGLEEGERVVTEGVGLVKEGQKVE, encoded by the coding sequence ATGCGTAAATCGTTTGGCGCTGCCATGAGGAGACCGATCATCGTTCTTGCGGCGGCCCTGCTTGCGGCCCTGGCGCTGGCGGGATGCTTCGGGGGAGCCCCGGAGGGGGTGAAGGTGACCGAGGTGAGACGGGGGGACGTGAGCAGGGTGGTCACCGCGGTAGGCAGGCTGGAGGCCGACAACCCCGTCGACGTCTACCCTCCCGCCAGCGGGACCATCGCCGCCCTCTACGTGAGGGAGGGGGATCGCGTGGAGGCCGGGGACCTCCTGGCCTCGCTGGACCAGGAGGAGCTCAAGGCCCAGGCGGCCAAGGCCAGGGCCAGCTACCTCACCGGTGCCGCGGTGGGCGACGTCCTCGCCGGGCAGTACTCGGGCATGCAGGCCCTCTACCAGGGCGCAGAGTACGCCTTCCAGGTCTTCGGGCAGACCCAGGAACAGCTGGACGCCATGGTCCTCAACCTCTTCGACCTGGTGCCCCTGGTGGTGCCCCTGCTACCCCCGGACCAGCAGGAGTTCGTCAAGTCCCTCGTCGCCGAGCAGAGGGCGGCCTACCTCGAGGCTATGGCCTCGCGACCCGCACCGCCTTCCCTGGCGCTGCCCGCTTATCCTTCCGATGCCTTGGCGGCCGGCGAGGCCGTGAAGGAGGCCTCCAGCTACGAATATCAAAAGGCCCTCTACGCCGCCAACCATCCTCACCTGGTGGCGCCGGTGTCCGGATACGTGGTCTTCTCCGCCCCTCCCTCGGTCCCGGGGCTGGATTTCCTCTCCGAGATGCTGGGAGGCTTCGGTTCGCTCCTCACCGGCCTGGGGGACCTGACCTCCCTTCTGGGAGGGGACCTGGGGGCCCTTTTGGGGGGACAGGCGGGCGCGGAACTCAAGGTGGGGAGCAAGGTCAGCGCCGACAGCCCCGTCTTCCAGATCGTGGACCTCCAGAGCATGCGAGTGAGGGCGGAGGTGGAGGAGACGGACATCCCCAAGGTGCAGGTAGGGCAGAAGGTCAAGGTCTACCTGGACGCCTACCCCGACTTGGCCTTCACCGGGGAGGTGGTGCAGGTGGGCATCCGGGCGGAGCGCGGCTCGGGAGGGACCACCGTCTTCCCGGTGATCGTCAGGCTGGACCGCACCGAGGTGCCCCTGCGCCTAGGATACAACGCCACCGTGGACATCGAGGTCCTGAGCCGGAAGGGGATAATCTCCCTCCCGGTCACCGCCCTTTTCTCCGAGGAGGGGAAGGATTACGTGTATGTGGTGGAGGACGGCAGGGCCGGTAGGCGGGAGGTCACGGCGGGAGAGCGGAGCGAGGAATGGGTGGAGATCCTAGCCGGGCTGGAGGAGGGAGAGAGGGTGGTCACGGAAGGGGTGGGCCTGGTGAAGGAAGGCCAGAAGGTGGAATGA